In Bos javanicus breed banteng chromosome 2, ARS-OSU_banteng_1.0, whole genome shotgun sequence, the following proteins share a genomic window:
- the E2F2 gene encoding transcription factor E2F2 isoform X1, giving the protein MLRGPRALAPAAGPPPKGLPAMSPTELWSPGLSSPQLCPTTTTYYTQLYPQTVPPAAAPGTCLDATPHGPEGQAVRCVPAGRLPAKRKLDLEGIGRPTVPEFRTPKGKCIRVDGLPSPKTPKSPGEKTRYDTSLGLLTKKFIYLLSESEDGVLDLNWAAEVLDVQKRRIYDITNVLEGIQLIRKKAKNNIQWVGRGLFEDPTRPGKQQQLGQELKELMNMEQALDQLIHSCSLNFKHLTEDKANKRLAYVTYQDIRAVGNFKEQTVIAVKAPPQTRLEVPDRSEENLQIHLKSTQGPIEVYLCPEEVQEPHSPAKEPLPSTSALSPSPDSTQLNSNSDPGIMEPTASSEPALTSPQVPPPPPPPLVPLEATENMLELPHPLLQQTEDQFLSPTLPCSSPLISFSPPLDQDDYLWGLDGGEGISDLFDTYDLGDLLIN; this is encoded by the exons ATGCTGCGGGGGCCTCGGGCCCTGGCTCCGGCAGCCGGGCCACCCCCAAAGGGGCTGCCCGCGATGAGCCCCACGGAGCTGTGGTCGCCGGGCCTCAGCAGCCCCCAGCTCTGCCCGACCACCACCACCTACTACACCCAGCTGTACCCGCAGACTGTGCCTCCCGCTGCGGCGCCCGGCACCTGCCTCGACGCCACCCCCCACGGACCGGAGGGTCAAGCTGTGCGATGCGTGCCGGCTGGCCGGCTGCCG gCCAAAAGGAAGCTGGACCTGGAGGGGATCGGGAGGCCCACGGTCCCTGAATTCCGGACTCCCAAGGGGAAGTGCATTAGAGTGGATGGCCTCCCCAGCCCCAAAA CCCCCAAGTCCCCCGGAGAAAAGACTCGCTATGACACATCGCTGGGGCTGCTCACCAAGAAATTCATTTACCTCCTGAGTGAGTCTGAGGATGGGGTTCTGGATCTGAACTGGGCTGCCGAAGTGCTGGACGTGCAGAAGCGGCGCATCTACGACATCACCAACGTGCTGGAGGGCATCCAGCTCATCCGCAAGAAGGCCAAGAACAACATCCAGTGGGT GGGCAGGGGACTGTTTGAAGACCCCACGCGGCCtgggaagcagcagcagctggggcagGAGCTGAAGGAGCTGATGAACATGGAGCAGGCCCTGGACCAGCTCATCCACAGCTGCTCTCTGAACTTCAAGCACCTGACGGAGGACAAGGCCAACAAGAG ACTGGCCTACGTGACGTACCAGGACATCCGTGCTGTGGGCAACTTTAAGGAGCAGACGGTGATTGCGGTCAAGGCCCCTCCACAGACTAGACTGGAGGTGCCTGACAGGAGTGAG GAGAACCTGCAGATACATCTGAAGAGCACACAGGGGCCCATCGAGGTTTACCTGTGCCCAGAAGAGGTGCAGGAGCCCCACAGTCCTGCCAAGGAGCCCCTCCCCTCCACTTCCGCCCTCAGCCCCAGCCCTGACTCCACCCAGCTCAACAGCAACAGCGACCCTGGGATCATGGAACCCACGGCATCCTCAG AGCCAGCACTGACGTCCCCGCAGGTCCCGCCGCCACCCCCACCGCCCCTTGTCCCCCTGGAGGCCACGGAGAACATGCTGGAGCTGCCGCACCCGCTGCTGCAGCAGACGGAGGACCAGTTCCTGTCCCCGACGCTGCCCTGCAGCTCCCCTCTGATCAGCTTCTCCCCGCCCTTAGACCAGGATGACTACCTGTGGGGCCTGGACGGCGGGGAGGGCATCAGCGACCTCTTTGACACCTACGATCTCGGGGACCTGCTGATTAACTGA
- the E2F2 gene encoding transcription factor E2F2 isoform X2, whose translation MWGRPHPFLPPCIIPGGGGETDAEVTLGLLIKEPCIRTHTGFVASRAWASEDGSVVGPSAIGLPSPESLLFKSLIFPYQAKRKLDLEGIGRPTVPEFRTPKGKCIRVDGLPSPKTPKSPGEKTRYDTSLGLLTKKFIYLLSESEDGVLDLNWAAEVLDVQKRRIYDITNVLEGIQLIRKKAKNNIQWVGRGLFEDPTRPGKQQQLGQELKELMNMEQALDQLIHSCSLNFKHLTEDKANKRLAYVTYQDIRAVGNFKEQTVIAVKAPPQTRLEVPDRSEENLQIHLKSTQGPIEVYLCPEEVQEPHSPAKEPLPSTSALSPSPDSTQLNSNSDPGIMEPTASSEPALTSPQVPPPPPPPLVPLEATENMLELPHPLLQQTEDQFLSPTLPCSSPLISFSPPLDQDDYLWGLDGGEGISDLFDTYDLGDLLIN comes from the exons ATGTGGGGTAGGCCCCACCCATTCCTTCCTCCCTGTATCATCCCGGGAGGGGGTGGAGAGACGGATGCAGAAGTGACCTTGGGGCTTCTTATTAAGGAACCCTGCATTAGAACCCACACTGGCTTTGTAGCCTCGAGGGCCTGGGCCTCGGAAGATGGGAGCGTGGTGGGCCCCTCAGCAATAGGACTTCCTTCCCCTGAAAGCTTACTTTTCAAGTCACTGATATTTCCTTACCAg gCCAAAAGGAAGCTGGACCTGGAGGGGATCGGGAGGCCCACGGTCCCTGAATTCCGGACTCCCAAGGGGAAGTGCATTAGAGTGGATGGCCTCCCCAGCCCCAAAA CCCCCAAGTCCCCCGGAGAAAAGACTCGCTATGACACATCGCTGGGGCTGCTCACCAAGAAATTCATTTACCTCCTGAGTGAGTCTGAGGATGGGGTTCTGGATCTGAACTGGGCTGCCGAAGTGCTGGACGTGCAGAAGCGGCGCATCTACGACATCACCAACGTGCTGGAGGGCATCCAGCTCATCCGCAAGAAGGCCAAGAACAACATCCAGTGGGT GGGCAGGGGACTGTTTGAAGACCCCACGCGGCCtgggaagcagcagcagctggggcagGAGCTGAAGGAGCTGATGAACATGGAGCAGGCCCTGGACCAGCTCATCCACAGCTGCTCTCTGAACTTCAAGCACCTGACGGAGGACAAGGCCAACAAGAG ACTGGCCTACGTGACGTACCAGGACATCCGTGCTGTGGGCAACTTTAAGGAGCAGACGGTGATTGCGGTCAAGGCCCCTCCACAGACTAGACTGGAGGTGCCTGACAGGAGTGAG GAGAACCTGCAGATACATCTGAAGAGCACACAGGGGCCCATCGAGGTTTACCTGTGCCCAGAAGAGGTGCAGGAGCCCCACAGTCCTGCCAAGGAGCCCCTCCCCTCCACTTCCGCCCTCAGCCCCAGCCCTGACTCCACCCAGCTCAACAGCAACAGCGACCCTGGGATCATGGAACCCACGGCATCCTCAG AGCCAGCACTGACGTCCCCGCAGGTCCCGCCGCCACCCCCACCGCCCCTTGTCCCCCTGGAGGCCACGGAGAACATGCTGGAGCTGCCGCACCCGCTGCTGCAGCAGACGGAGGACCAGTTCCTGTCCCCGACGCTGCCCTGCAGCTCCCCTCTGATCAGCTTCTCCCCGCCCTTAGACCAGGATGACTACCTGTGGGGCCTGGACGGCGGGGAGGGCATCAGCGACCTCTTTGACACCTACGATCTCGGGGACCTGCTGATTAACTGA